A section of the Rhodobacteraceae bacterium M382 genome encodes:
- a CDS encoding acetate/propionate family kinase — protein sequence MNAILTLNAGSSSIKFAVYSDAPEPELLQVGQVENLGPIAQLTLNRTAARPIGPADHASALPAILEAVSPVLAGRELVGVGHRIVHGGKSFVAPVVLEAEQLTQLEALEPLAPLHQPHNLATVRAAQRAFPDVPQVGCFDTAFHVGHPMVNDVFALPRRFYEKGVRRYGFHGLSYDYITQTLRRDYPELAAGRVVVAHLGNGASMCAIRDGQSIGSTMGFSALDGLPMGTRCGQLDPGVLLYLMDQGLSREAITHILYKESGLKGLSGMSHDMRALLASDDPHAAEAIDYYVFRIRRELGAMAAILGGIDGLVFCGGIGENAAPIRARVLDGMEFLGLHLDASANRAGGPLISTGQAHALVIPTDEERVIARAVVRLL from the coding sequence ATGAACGCAATCCTGACCCTGAACGCTGGTAGTTCGTCGATCAAATTCGCGGTCTACAGTGATGCGCCCGAACCCGAGTTGTTGCAAGTCGGGCAGGTGGAGAACCTGGGGCCCATCGCGCAATTGACGCTGAACCGCACGGCAGCGCGCCCCATCGGCCCAGCCGATCACGCCAGCGCCCTGCCTGCGATCCTTGAGGCTGTGTCACCGGTGTTGGCGGGGCGCGAACTGGTCGGTGTCGGCCACAGGATCGTGCATGGTGGAAAAAGCTTTGTTGCCCCTGTTGTGTTGGAGGCGGAACAGCTGACCCAATTGGAGGCGCTGGAACCGCTGGCCCCGTTGCATCAGCCCCACAATCTGGCCACGGTTCGGGCGGCGCAACGGGCATTTCCCGATGTTCCACAGGTGGGGTGTTTTGATACGGCATTTCACGTGGGGCATCCGATGGTGAATGATGTGTTTGCCCTGCCGCGCCGGTTTTACGAAAAGGGTGTGCGCCGCTATGGGTTTCACGGGTTGAGCTATGATTACATTACCCAGACGCTGCGCCGGGATTATCCGGAACTCGCCGCAGGGCGGGTGGTCGTAGCACATCTGGGGAATGGCGCGTCGATGTGCGCAATTCGCGATGGCCAAAGCATCGGATCGACAATGGGGTTTTCGGCGTTGGATGGCCTGCCGATGGGCACGCGATGCGGTCAGCTGGATCCAGGTGTGTTGCTGTATCTGATGGATCAAGGGCTGAGCCGCGAGGCGATTACTCATATCCTGTACAAGGAAAGCGGGCTGAAGGGGTTGTCGGGGATGAGCCACGACATGCGCGCGCTATTGGCCAGCGATGATCCGCACGCGGCCGAGGCAATCGACTATTATGTTTTCCGCATCAGGCGTGAATTGGGGGCTATGGCGGCTATTCTGGGCGGCATTGACGGGCTGGTGTTCTGTGGAGGCATTGGAGAAAACGCGGCTCCAATCCGCGCACGTGTGCTGGACGGGATGGAGTTTCTGGGGCTGCATCTGGATGCGTCGGCCAACAGGGCAGGTGGCCCGCTGATCAGTACGGGCCAAGCCCATGCTTTGGTTATTCCAACAGATGAAGAGCGGGTTATCGCGCGCGCTGTTGTGCGCCTGTTGTGA
- a CDS encoding DUF1272 domain-containing protein gives MLKLKPNCECCDVDLPPNTDQARICTFECTFCKDCADRHFDGVCPNCGGNLVSRPIRPTALLHKFPASAERFIKDHSACRKASDPG, from the coding sequence ATGCTCAAGCTCAAGCCGAACTGTGAATGTTGTGATGTCGATCTGCCGCCGAACACCGATCAGGCACGGATCTGCACCTTTGAATGCACATTTTGCAAAGACTGCGCGGATCGGCATTTTGACGGGGTCTGCCCGAATTGTGGCGGCAACCTGGTGTCCCGCCCGATCCGTCCCACGGCGCTGTTGCACAAGTTTCCAGCCTCGGCAGAGCGGTTTATCAAAGATCATTCGGCGTGCCGAAAGGCGAGCGATCCAGGGTAG
- a CDS encoding helix-turn-helix domain-containing protein, giving the protein MFTIGTLSRKTGTKVQTIRYYEQIGLMHEPGRTAGGQRRYDSADLDRLAFIRHGRQLGFGLVAIRELLDLADNPDQPCSNADSIAQRQLVQVQQRLLRLKALEKELKRMIDDCDGHTVSNCRVLEVLRDHSECLTDHDNIGE; this is encoded by the coding sequence GTGTTCACGATTGGCACCTTGTCCCGAAAAACCGGAACCAAGGTGCAAACCATCCGCTATTACGAACAGATTGGTCTGATGCACGAACCAGGGCGGACTGCGGGCGGCCAGCGCCGCTATGATTCTGCGGATTTGGATCGTCTGGCGTTTATTCGCCATGGACGCCAACTGGGATTTGGGCTGGTGGCCATTCGGGAATTGCTGGATCTGGCTGACAACCCGGATCAGCCCTGTTCGAATGCGGATTCGATTGCCCAGCGGCAATTGGTTCAGGTGCAGCAGCGGTTGCTGCGGTTAAAGGCGCTCGAAAAGGAATTGAAGCGGATGATTGATGACTGCGACGGCCACACGGTCAGCAATTGCCGGGTGCTGGAAGTTCTACGGGATCATTCCGAATGTCTGACGGATCACGACAACATCGGT